The DNA region TGTTGCATATAAAGGTAAGTCCGCGCAATAGGCCCCCTTGCTCGTTCGGGTGGCTGAACTTTGCGGCCCTTAAAGTCGACAATCATTTCACATTGCCCGTATTGATCCGCTTGTCCGCCCCAATCACTAAAACGATAGTTGCTGCGATCTCCATTCACTTCACCAACAGCAGGGACAAGGTTATGTAAATCCGACGTCATTGTCTTAAACTTCTTGTTGTTTTTATTGCAATTTTTCCTGCCGCCGTCTTGCCAACATTGTAGTTGATGACCTAATTCCCAAGCTGGGACAACATGTTCCCATTCGATCCGGTTAGCTCTAATGATTTGCTTTCTCACTTTATAACCACAACTAGCATGGTCTGCTTGCCATAATTTTCCTGCTATGGCGATGTTGCAGCCACAATAAAAGGTACGAAGGGGCAAGTGTTGTTGATAAATCTTTTTGGCCACTTTTTTCGCTTTACCAAAACTACTTGGATGTTCTGCGGCGAAAAGTGTCGATGAAAAAATGCCGCACAAAAGCGACACCCCAAATAACCAAGAGTGTGTGGATGATAAGCGCAAAATAAACCCTAAAATTAACAAAAACATCATTACAGCGCAGGCTTAGCCTGTCATTTTGGCTGATGTTAAGCCATCAGATGCGATGACGCAATTGATACCGTTTATTATTCCGAGCAAGGGTTATTTAGGGTTTAAAGGGGTTAATGTCTGTTTACAACGGCGACAGCGATACTTAGTTTGGCCTCGGACAATTCTGTTGTGACGTCTTATGCTTAGCGGCACGCTGCCACAGCCGCAAAAATATTCGAATTGTTGGCCACTGACAGACTGAGTATTGAGTTGGTGAGTGGTCTTGGGGGAAATATTAAATGTCGTCAGCATAACGCTTTGCCATTCTTTACCATGAGGTCTTACTTTACCAAATAGATGAAAACACACTAAATGGCTAATTTCATGTGGCACTACTTCAGTAATGAAAATATCTGGATTTTCAGCCAGTAACACCGGATTAAAACGTAATTTATTGGTTTGTAAATGCGCTGTGCCTGCGCTTTTTCCACGTAAGCTGAAATGCACACTAGGACGAGGAAACTGACGCTTGAAATGTTGTTCGGCTAATTGGTAGTCCGCTTCGACTTTGGCCAAGATCTGCTGTTGTAGCGGATCGCTAACGGTTGTGCTCAGCTGTTGGTGGGGGCGCGCTGATAACGAAGACACCTTTGTGTGGATATCTGGCGTTAGCACTTGGTGTGCGCGTTGAGTGAGATTGAAAATACTTTTAAACATGTTGGATTGCTTCACTTGCTTGAATGACTAATGAAATATTCAGACAAGTAAAGTATCGGCCTCTTAATTTAAGTTTGCAGACATTACAGTGTGCTAGCAGCTGCAGCTATCATGGCACGAATTTGTTCAACAATGTCTGACTCTACTTGTGAGTCGTAACCTTTAATTCGTGGAGTATGAATGTGTCCTACCGGTAATTTCAAGTTAAATTGATCTCGAAGTAAAATACTGCGATATGAAATTTCATTGGATAAATAGCCGCCACCAGAGCCTTCTACAGAAATTTCATTTTGCAATTCAGCCAGTGAGGATGCCTTAAACTGCCCCCGAGATAAGGTGCTAATTTGATTGTTGTCATTAACACTCCAATGACCTTTTACTGCTTTCATAGCCTCTACGGGTAGTGAAAACTGCACAAATTCAGGGCCAT from Shewanella polaris includes:
- a CDS encoding endonuclease; amino-acid sequence: MFLLILGFILRLSSTHSWLFGVSLLCGIFSSTLFAAEHPSSFGKAKKVAKKIYQQHLPLRTFYCGCNIAIAGKLWQADHASCGYKVRKQIIRANRIEWEHVVPAWELGHQLQCWQDGGRKNCNKNNKKFKTMTSDLHNLVPAVGEVNGDRSNYRFSDWGGQADQYGQCEMIVDFKGRKVQPPERARGPIARTYLYMQQTYGLKISNSQQKLFNAWNKMQPVTTIECQRDTLIAANQGNHNDFVFKQCQNNGLVR
- a CDS encoding SprT family zinc-dependent metalloprotease, which translates into the protein MFKSIFNLTQRAHQVLTPDIHTKVSSLSARPHQQLSTTVSDPLQQQILAKVEADYQLAEQHFKRQFPRPSVHFSLRGKSAGTAHLQTNKLRFNPVLLAENPDIFITEVVPHEISHLVCFHLFGKVRPHGKEWQSVMLTTFNISPKTTHQLNTQSVSGQQFEYFCGCGSVPLSIRRHNRIVRGQTKYRCRRCKQTLTPLNPK